Within the candidate division KSB1 bacterium genome, the region TTGTTTCGCGGCCTGGCGCACGGTGGTGCCGGCCGGCACGTCGACTTTGCGATTCTCGGCTTCGAAGTAAACGGTGGGCATGGGCCTCTTCCTGGTTCGGTTGGAGATGGAATGCGGAATACAGGATGACTGCAAACTGACCGCCCGCTGTTGGACACTGACAGGCTTCCGCTCAGTGGTTCAGGGCTTTCAGGCCTTCGCGTGCGCGGTTGATCAAATCAGCCGATTTGCTGGTGGCGATGACCTTGTTCCACCACTCTGCGGCTTTGTCGTGCTCGTGCATGGCAGCATAGATCACGGCCATGTTGAACATGGCAAAATCATAATCGGGGCGCTGCTGCAGCACGGTCTGCAGCTCCGCGAGCGCGCGGTCATTCTGCTTGAGATTGAAATACGCGCCGGCGAGATTCAACCGGGTTTCGACATCCCCCGGTTTGACGGCAAGCATGTCGCGGTAGAAGCCCGCGGCTTCTTCATATTTGCCGGCCATTTCGTAAATGGCCGCCAGATGCAACAGGGCATTGAGGTCCTTGGGGTCTTCCTTGACGCGTTTCTTCAGCGAGTCGATCTGTGCGAAGATGGGCGCCATGGCGTCCATATCACCCATCCCACCCATCCCACCCATTCCACCCGTCCTTGGTGCCGGCGACTGATTCTGGCTGACTGCCGGCGCCGCCGTGGAAGGCTTGACCGGCTCGGGATTGGTGCGGGGATAGAACAAAAAGAACAGGATGCCCACCACCACGGGAATGCTGGCGAGCAGCGATATGGTTACCCATGGCGAGCGTGTGCCGCGACCGGATACGCCGTGCGCCGGGGGGGTGGCCGCCCCGGCCACCGCCTGGCCGCAGTGGTGACAAAATTTGGCCCCCGGCTTGAGCTCACTGCCACAGGCGGCACAGGTGCCGGCACTGGCATGCGCCAGCTTGGTGCCGCAGGCGGGACAAAAGCGGTGCTGTGGCGAGACCTCCGCGCCACATTGACTGCAATTCATGCGGGTTTCCTTATGGTTCCTGGGTGCGCAACATTTTTAAAATGCGGTCGAGAAAAGTCGCCTGCGCCAGCTCATCCCGTTGGGAATGAATCAGGATCAAATTGCGCACCATGCGGGCAATGATGGTGCGCGGCGCGGCGCGCTGCAACATGCGGTCTTCGAACGTCATCCCCGAGCCTTGCAGCAGCTTCATGCACTCCGCGCGGGTGATGAGGCGGCCGCCGTAAAAAGGATCGATCAGGAAGGATTCCTCCGGGGTCTGATAGCGGCAGATGAAATGCACCGGCAGGTTGACGCCATGCACCGGCACTTGCAGCCGCCGGGCGATCAGCAGGTAGAGCACAGAGAGACTCACCGGGATGCCGGTGCGGCGCTCGATCACGCGGTTCAAATAGGAATTGTCGGGATCGTAATACTCCTCAACATTGCCGCGAAACCTCTCCTCCACGAACAGGACGTGATTGATCGTCTCGACGATGACGCGGCCGGGCTGGGTGTGTGGTGGTTCCGCCAGGCGGACACGAATGCGTTCGGCAAAACCATCCAGCTCTCGTTGCAACGGCGCAAGGTCCAGGTCCGGATA harbors:
- a CDS encoding tetratricopeptide repeat protein, with amino-acid sequence MNCSQCGAEVSPQHRFCPACGTKLAHASAGTCAACGSELKPGAKFCHHCGQAVAGAATPPAHGVSGRGTRSPWVTISLLASIPVVVGILFFLFYPRTNPEPVKPSTAAPAVSQNQSPAPRTGGMGGMGGMGDMDAMAPIFAQIDSLKKRVKEDPKDLNALLHLAAIYEMAGKYEEAAGFYRDMLAVKPGDVETRLNLAGAYFNLKQNDRALAELQTVLQQRPDYDFAMFNMAVIYAAMHEHDKAAEWWNKVIATSKSADLINRAREGLKALNH
- a CDS encoding transglutaminase-like domain-containing protein — protein: MKKSASEIQALITLLGDEDAKIRSIAREHLLQIGQEAEGFLRQAARDDGDGRTRIEARHVLAQIHREDLISSFYVLGLLEEEQIDLEHAAFLLARVGYPDLDLAPLQRELDGFAERIRVRLAEPPHTQPGRVIVETINHVLFVEERFRGNVEEYYDPDNSYLNRVIERRTGIPVSLSVLYLLIARRLQVPVHGVNLPVHFICRYQTPEESFLIDPFYGGRLITRAECMKLLQGSGMTFEDRMLQRAAPRTIIARMVRNLILIHSQRDELAQATFLDRILKMLRTQEP